The Pseudomonas viciae genomic interval AAGTCAAAGCAGCGACCTTCCCAGGCGTTGAACACGGATTCTCTGCATGAACACCGTCAAAACCGTACGTGAACTGCGGGCTGCCGTAGCCCGCGCCCGCGGTGAAGGCAAACGCATCGCCTTCGTGCCGACCATGGGCAACCTGCACAGCGGCCACGTGGCGCTGGTGACCAAGGCGGCACAGCGCGCCGACTTCGTGGTGGCGAGCATTTTCGTCAACCCGCTGCAATTCGGCGCCGGCGAAGACCTGGACAAATACCCCCGTACCCTGGCCGCCGACCAGGAGAAACTGCTCCAGGCCGGCTGCCATCTGCTGTTCGCCCCCAGTGTCGAAGAGATGTACCCCGACGGCATGGCCGGACAGACGCGGGTCAGCGTCCCGCAATTGTCCGAAGGCCTGTGCGGTGCCAGTCGGCCAGGGCATTTCGAGGGCGTGGCGACGGTGGTCAGCAAGCTGTTCAACATGGTCCAGCCTGACCTGGCAGTGTTCGGCCAGAAGGACTTCCAGCAACTGGCAGTGATCCGCGCGCTGGTCCATGACTTGAACATGCCGATTCAGATCATCGGCGAACCCACCGTTCGCGCCGAGGACGGCCTGGCGCTATCGTCGCGCAACGGTTTCCTCAGCCCTGAACAGCGCGCCGTCGCGCCGGTGGTCTATCGCGGCCTGAGCCAGATTGCCGAGGCCATCAGGCAGGGCCAACGGGATTTCCCGGCGTTGGTTGCCGAGCAGCTCAAGCAACTGGAAGCCGCCGGCCTGCGTCCCGATTATCTGGAAGTCCGCCATGCCCGGACCTTGCGTCCGGCCACAGCCGAGGATCGTGACCTGGTGATACTGGTGGCTGCATTCCTGGGTACAACGCGCTTGATCGACAACTTGCACCTGGACCTCGATACGCCCGCCTGACCCCTCACCTCCCCCTGTGGGAGCGAGCTTGCTCGCGAAGACGCCGGCACATTCAACATTGATGTGACAGACACACCGTCTTCGCGAGCAAGCCCGCTTCCACAAGGGGACTGCAGTGTTATTGCCGCTTCGGTAGCCTTCGGGCAAACTGCCCGCCGTTCGGACCCGACCAGAGGAAACACTCATGCACGCCATCATGCTCAAGGCCAAGCTGCACCGCGCCGAAGTCACCCACGCGGTGCTCGATTACGAAGGCTCCTGCGCCATTGACGGTGAATGGCTGGACCTGTCGGGGATCCGTGAATACGAACAGATCCAGATCTACAACGTCGACAACGGCGAACGCTTCACCACCTACGCCATCCGTGGCGAGGAAGGCTCGCGGATGATCTCGGTCAACGGCGCCGCCGCCCATAAAGCCAAGGTCGGTGACCGCGTCATCATCTGCGCCTACGCCCATTACAGCGAAGCCGAGCTGGTCAACTTCAAACCCCGCATGCTGTACATGGCACCGGGCAACGAACTGAGCCACACCAGCAATGCCATCCCGGTTCAGGTTGCCTGACCAAACCCGCGAACTCCCTGTGGGAGCGTGCTTGCTCGCCAAGGCGATGTGTCTGTCACATCAATGTTGAATGTGCCGCCGCTTTCGCGAGCAAGCCCACTCCCACAGTTGATCAGCAATATCCCCAGCACCTCCGTCTGTCGGACCATTCCTGGCCTGTTTGTATAAAAAAGTACCAGGAACCGGTCTGACAAAGTCAAGACAGATCGCAACGCGAGGTTTACTGTAGTCGCCCTGCGCCCAGAGATCGTGTCGACGCAGTTGTCCGGACGCCTACCTAGGGCCGCGCCGGAATTTTTAGTGTACAAAAGGTCGTTCAAGTAAAAAGGAAACCCGCAGCGATGGCGTATTACCGAACCCCTCATGACGTGACCGCTCTGCCTGCCTGGCAAGCGCTGAATGACCACCGCAAAGCCATGCAGGATTTCAGCATGCGCGAAGCGTTCAATGCCGATCCGCAGCGTTTCACCCAATTCACCCTGTCGAGCTGCGGCCTGTTTCTCGACTATTCAAAAAACCTGATCAACGCCCAAACCCGCGACCTGCTGGTGGGCCTGGCCAATGAAGTCGAGCTCAAGGGCGCGATCAAGTCGCTGTTCGAAGGCGAAATCGTCAACGCCTCCGAAAACCGCCCAGCCCTGCACACCGCCCTGCGTCGGCCGGTGGGCGACAAGTTGCTGGTGAACGGCGTCAACGTGATGCCGGACGTGCACAAAGTGCTGAACCAGATCACTGACCTGGTGGGCCGCATTCACGACGGCCTGTGGCGTGGCTACACCGAAAAGCCGATCACCGACGTGGTGAACATCGGCATCGGTGGCTCCTTCCTCGGCCCGGAGCTGGTGTCCGAAGCGCTGTTGTCCTACGCGCATAAAGGCGTGCGCTGCCATTATCTGGCGAATATCGACGGCAGCGAGTTCCACGAGCTGACGATGAAGCTGCGCGCCGAGACCACGCTGTTTATCGTCTCGTCGAAATCCTTCAACACCCTCGAAACCCTGAAGAACGCCCAGGCTGCCCGTGCCTGGTATCTGGCCCAGGGCGGCTCCGAAGCGGAGCTGTATCGCCATTTCATCGCGGTATCGAGCAACAACGCCGCCGCCGTGGCCTTCGGCATTCGCGAAGAAAACATCTTCCCCATGTGGGATTGGGTTGGCGGGCGTTACTCGCTGTGGTCGGCCATCGGCCTGCCGATCGCCCTGGCCATCGGCATGTCGAACTTCAAGGAATTGCTCTCCGGCGCCTATTCCATGGACCAGCATTTCCAGAGCGCGCCGTTCGAGCAGAACATGCCGGTGCTGCTGGCGCTGCTGGGCGTGTGGTACGGCAATTTCTGGGGTGCGCAAAGCCATGCGATCCTGCCGTATGACCACTACCTGCGCAACATCACCAAGCACTTGCAGCAACTGGACATGGAATCCAACGGCAAGAGCGTGCGCCAGGACGGCACGCCTGTGTCGACCGACACAGGCCCGGTGATCTGGGGCGGCGTCGGTTGCAACGGACAGCACGCTTACCATCAGCTGCTGCACCAAGGCACCCAGTTGATCCCGGCCGACTTCATCGTGCCGATCGTCAGTTTCAACCCGGTATCTGACCATCACCAGTGGCTGTACGCCAACTGCCTGTCCCAAAGCCAGGCACTGATGCTGGGCAAGACTCGCGCCGAAGCCGAGGCCGAGCTGCGGGACAAGGGCGCGAGCGAAGAAGACGTGCAGAAACTGGCGTCGCACAAAGTGATCCCCGGCAACCGTCCGAGCAACACGTTGGTGGTTGAACGCATCAGCCCACGTCGCCTTGGCGCACTGGTGGCGTTGTATGAACACAAGGTATTCGTGCAAAGCGTGGTCTGGGGCATCAACGCCTTCGACCAATGGGGCGTCGAGCTGGGCAAGGAACTGGGCAAAGGCGTCTACAACCGCCTGGTGGGCAGCGAAGAAAGCCCGGCCGACGATGCTTCGACCCAAGGCTTGATCAACTACTTCCGTGGGCGTCATCGCGGCTGATCCTTAGTTTTTGCATTATCCCTGTGGGAGCGAGCTCGCTCGCGATGGCGGTAGGTCAGTTGACACCTATGTTGACTGACACACTTCTATCGCGAGCAAGCTCGCTCCCACAGTCGCTTTTTGTACATGACTTGAACCCTCCGGCTACTCGGCGCATCTTTATGACTTGTCGCAAAAACAAGAATAAGGAACCGTCATGTTCGATATCAGCCAGTTCCCCCAAGCCGATGCCGTCCGCCGGGCTGCGCAACTGAGCCAGGACGAGTACAAGCGACTCTATAAAGAATCCATCGAACACCCCAGCGCCTTCTGGGCCGCACAGGCCACGCGCTTTCTCGACTGGATGACGCCTTGGCAAACCGTCCAGCGCTATGACCTCAAGAGCGGCGACGCGACATGGTTCGCGGGTGGCAAGCTGAACGTCAGCGCCAATTGCATCGACCGTCATCTGGACACGCGCGGCGACCAGACGGCAATCATCTGGGAAGGCGACAACCCCGCTGAATCGGCGGAAATTACTTACAAAAAACTTCACAACCATGTTTGCCGCCTGGCCAACGTGCTGAAAAGTCGTGGGGTGAAGAAAGGCGATCGGGTCTGCATCTACATGCCGATGATTCCGGAAGCCGCCTACGCCATGCTTGCCTGCACCCGCATCGGCGCAGTGCATTCGGTGGTGTTCGGTGGTTTCTCGCCGGACTCTCTGCGCGACCGGATTCTCGACGCCGATTGCCGCACCGTGATCACCGCCGACGAAGGCGTGCGCGGCGGGCGCTTCATCCCGCTCAAGCGCAACGTCGACAAGGCCCTGGAAAGCTGTCCGAACGTCAGTACGGTATTGGTGGTCGAGCGCACCCAAGGCCAGATGGACTGGGTTGAAGGGCGTGACCTGTGGTACCACCAGGCCATGCACGAAATGAGCGACGACTGCCCGCCCGAACCGATGGACGCCGAAGACCCGCTGTTCATCCTCTACACCTCCGGCAGCACCGGCAAACCCAAGGGCGTGCTGCACACCACCGGCGGTTATCTGCTGCAAGCGGCGATGACGTTCAAGTACGTGCTCGATTACCGCGACAACGAAGTGTTCTGGTGCACCGCCGACGTCGGCTGGGTCACCGGCCACAGTTACATCGTCTACGGCCCGCTGGCCAACGGCGCCACCACGCTGATCTTCGAAGGCGTCCCGAGCTATCCCAGCAGTTCGCGTTTCTGGCAGGTGATCGACAAACACCAGGTCAACATCTTCTACACCGCGCCGACGGCCCTGCGTGCGCTGATGCGCGAAGGTCCCGGACCGTTGCAGGAAACGTCGCGCAAAAGCCTGAGATTGCTCGGCAGCGTCGGTGAGCCGATCAACCCGGAAGCGTGGGAATGGTACTTCAACGTGGTCGGCGAACAGCGCTGCCCGATTGTCGATACCTGGTGGCAGACCGAGACCGGCGGCATCATGCTCAGCCCTCTGGTGAGTGCCCCGCGGCTCAAACCCGGCTGCGCTACCCAGCCGATGTTCGGCGTGCAACCGGTATTACTGGATGAAACGGGCAAGGAAATCAGCGGTGCCGGCAGCGGCGTACTGGCGATCAAATCCAGCTGGCCGGGACAAATCCGCAGCGTCTACGGCGACCATCAACGCATGGTCGATACCTACTTCAAGCCCTACCCCGGCTATTACTTCACCGGCGACGGTGCTCGTCGCGACGAAGACGGCGATTATTGGATCACCGGGCGCATCGACGATGTGATCAACGTCTCCGGGCACCGCATCGGCACTGCCGAAATAGAAAGTGCCCTGGTGTTGCACGACAACATCGCCGAAGCAGCGGTGGTCGGTTACCCCCATGACCTCAAGGGCCAGGGCATCTACGCCTTTGTCACACCGATGAACGGGGTCGAGGCCAACGACGAATTGAAGAAAGAATTGCTGGCCCACGTCAGCAAGGAAATCGGCAGTTTCGCCAAACCGGAACTGATCCAGTGGGCGCCGGCGCTGCCCAAGACCCGTTCGGGCAAAATCATGCGGCGGATCCTGCGCAAGATCGCCTGCAATGAACTCGACAGCCTCGGTGATACCTCGACCCTGGCCGATCCGAGTGTGGTGGAGGGGTTGATCGACAAGCGCCTGAATCGCTGAGCCAAACACAGACCCCGTGGCGAGGGAGCTTGCTCCCGCTGGAGTGCGTAGCGCTCCCAAAAATCATAGGGCCGCTGCGCAGCCCAGCGGGAGCAAGCGCCCTCGCCACAGGAGCGTATCTGGTTCGCAACCTTATGCGACCTCAAACCTGATCCTTCATAACTGCTAAACTCCCGCGCCTCATTTCCTTAAGGCGCGCTCGGCATGTCTTCCTTGAATCAGGCGCTGCGCGCCGCCCTCGACCAACGCCAGGACCTGCTCGGCCAGTTGCATCAGCAAGGCACCGATTGCTATCGCCTGTTCCACGGCAGCCAGGAAGGCGCCCCAGGCCTGACCATCGACCGCTACGGCCCGCAACTGCTGGTGCAGAGCTTCCATCAGTCACTGGAGCGCGACGCCTTGCTGCAGCTGCACGGCATCGTCAACGAGCGCCTGGGGCTGGAAACCCTGCTGGTCTACAACGATCGCGCCCGGGGCAATTCGCGCATCGACCGCCAGGACACGGTGTACCAGGCTGACGAAGCCGCCTTGCAAGACCTGGTCGGCCATGAATGGGGCCTGAACTATCGCGTTCGCGGGCGCCATGCCGGACAGGATCCCCTGCTGTTTCTCGATCTGCGCAACGCCCGGGGCTGGGTCAAGGAACACAGCCGAGACAAAAGCGTGCTGAACCTGTTCGCCTACACCTGTGGCGTAGGCTTGAGCGCCGCAGCCGGTGGCGCGCGCGAGGTGTGCAACCTGGACTTCGCCGAAGGCAACCTGGCGGTGGGGCGCGAGAACGGCCTGCTCAACCCCGCTTTGCCGCCCATGGAATTCGTGCAATCGGATTACTTCCCGGCGATCCGCCAACTGGCTGGCCTGCCCATCAGCCAACGCCGCGGGCAGAAACTGCCCAGTTATGTGCGCCTGGAACAACGCCAGTACGACCTGGTGCTGCTCGATCCGCCGGCCTGGGCCAAGAGTGCTTTTGGCACCGTCGACCTGTTGCGCGACTACCAGAGCCTGCTCAAACCGGCGCTGCTGAGTACCGCCGACAATGGCGTGCTGATCTGCTGTAACAACCTGGCAAAAGTGCCCATGGACGACTGGCGCGAACAAGTGCTGCGTTGCGCGGAAAAGGCCGGCCGACCGGTGCGTGAATGGAGCGTGCTGACACCCGGCGACGATTTCCCCTCCCTGGACCAGCAGCCGCCGCTCAAGACGTTGATCCTCCAGCTCTAAGCCGGCGCCTGAATTCTCATGCACAAAACAGACAAATCTCATAAATCACAGTGGCTTCGGAACCGTAAACGCATGCCATACTCCAAGGCACTCCGAATTCACACTAGATGAAGCCACACATGCCCAAAGGATTGATTCGCGCTTTCGGCGCCCTGTTGACCGCACTGGCCCTCTACAGCTTGTTGGGTTTTCTGATATTGCCGGGCATCGCCTTGCGGATCGCCAATCAGCAACTGGCCGAGTACGCGACGGTGCCGGCCCAGATCCAGCGTATCGAACTCAATCCTTTCAGCCTTGAAGTCAGCCTTTGGGGCCTGAACATCGGCGAACCGGGCAAAGAGCAGGTCGGCTTCGAACGGCTGTACGCCAACCTGCAGCTCGACAGCCTGTGGTCCGGCGCCCTGCACCTGGTCGACATCGAGCTGGACAAGCCCAAGACCGAGGTGATGTTCACCAAGGACGGTCAGTTGAACCTGCTGGGCCTGTTCAAACTGCCGGCCAGCGAACCGACCCCGGCCGATCCCGAAGCCAAGCCATTCCCCCTGCGGGTTGATCGCATCAAACTCGCCAGCGGTTATGTACATTTCCAGGACCTGCGTCCCAGTGAGCCCATCGAGTTCCTGTACGACACTCTCGATTTCGAGCTGAAAAATCTCAGCACCCTGCCCGATGACAACGCCGACATGACCCTGGTGGCCGCCGGCCCCGCAGGCGGGAAAATCGACTGGACCGGTAACTTCAGCCTCACGCCGATCGCTTCCGAAGGCACACTCAAGGTCACCGGCGGCCAGATGAAAGCCTGGTGGCCCTACGTGCGCGACGCGGTGCCGCTGGTATTGGAAAACGGCGTACTGAACCTCAGCACCGACTACAAGCTCAACCTGTCCAAGGGCACCGAGCTGCTGCTCAACAATGTCGCTGTCAGTGTCGCGCCCTTCTCCATCAAGGCGCCCGATGGCCGTCCGCTGGTGAGA includes:
- the panC gene encoding pantoate--beta-alanine ligase, whose translation is MNTVKTVRELRAAVARARGEGKRIAFVPTMGNLHSGHVALVTKAAQRADFVVASIFVNPLQFGAGEDLDKYPRTLAADQEKLLQAGCHLLFAPSVEEMYPDGMAGQTRVSVPQLSEGLCGASRPGHFEGVATVVSKLFNMVQPDLAVFGQKDFQQLAVIRALVHDLNMPIQIIGEPTVRAEDGLALSSRNGFLSPEQRAVAPVVYRGLSQIAEAIRQGQRDFPALVAEQLKQLEAAGLRPDYLEVRHARTLRPATAEDRDLVILVAAFLGTTRLIDNLHLDLDTPA
- the panD gene encoding aspartate 1-decarboxylase → MHAIMLKAKLHRAEVTHAVLDYEGSCAIDGEWLDLSGIREYEQIQIYNVDNGERFTTYAIRGEEGSRMISVNGAAAHKAKVGDRVIICAYAHYSEAELVNFKPRMLYMAPGNELSHTSNAIPVQVA
- the pgi gene encoding glucose-6-phosphate isomerase gives rise to the protein MAYYRTPHDVTALPAWQALNDHRKAMQDFSMREAFNADPQRFTQFTLSSCGLFLDYSKNLINAQTRDLLVGLANEVELKGAIKSLFEGEIVNASENRPALHTALRRPVGDKLLVNGVNVMPDVHKVLNQITDLVGRIHDGLWRGYTEKPITDVVNIGIGGSFLGPELVSEALLSYAHKGVRCHYLANIDGSEFHELTMKLRAETTLFIVSSKSFNTLETLKNAQAARAWYLAQGGSEAELYRHFIAVSSNNAAAVAFGIREENIFPMWDWVGGRYSLWSAIGLPIALAIGMSNFKELLSGAYSMDQHFQSAPFEQNMPVLLALLGVWYGNFWGAQSHAILPYDHYLRNITKHLQQLDMESNGKSVRQDGTPVSTDTGPVIWGGVGCNGQHAYHQLLHQGTQLIPADFIVPIVSFNPVSDHHQWLYANCLSQSQALMLGKTRAEAEAELRDKGASEEDVQKLASHKVIPGNRPSNTLVVERISPRRLGALVALYEHKVFVQSVVWGINAFDQWGVELGKELGKGVYNRLVGSEESPADDASTQGLINYFRGRHRG
- the acs gene encoding acetate--CoA ligase — protein: MFDISQFPQADAVRRAAQLSQDEYKRLYKESIEHPSAFWAAQATRFLDWMTPWQTVQRYDLKSGDATWFAGGKLNVSANCIDRHLDTRGDQTAIIWEGDNPAESAEITYKKLHNHVCRLANVLKSRGVKKGDRVCIYMPMIPEAAYAMLACTRIGAVHSVVFGGFSPDSLRDRILDADCRTVITADEGVRGGRFIPLKRNVDKALESCPNVSTVLVVERTQGQMDWVEGRDLWYHQAMHEMSDDCPPEPMDAEDPLFILYTSGSTGKPKGVLHTTGGYLLQAAMTFKYVLDYRDNEVFWCTADVGWVTGHSYIVYGPLANGATTLIFEGVPSYPSSSRFWQVIDKHQVNIFYTAPTALRALMREGPGPLQETSRKSLRLLGSVGEPINPEAWEWYFNVVGEQRCPIVDTWWQTETGGIMLSPLVSAPRLKPGCATQPMFGVQPVLLDETGKEISGAGSGVLAIKSSWPGQIRSVYGDHQRMVDTYFKPYPGYYFTGDGARRDEDGDYWITGRIDDVINVSGHRIGTAEIESALVLHDNIAEAAVVGYPHDLKGQGIYAFVTPMNGVEANDELKKELLAHVSKEIGSFAKPELIQWAPALPKTRSGKIMRRILRKIACNELDSLGDTSTLADPSVVEGLIDKRLNR
- a CDS encoding class I SAM-dependent rRNA methyltransferase encodes the protein MSSLNQALRAALDQRQDLLGQLHQQGTDCYRLFHGSQEGAPGLTIDRYGPQLLVQSFHQSLERDALLQLHGIVNERLGLETLLVYNDRARGNSRIDRQDTVYQADEAALQDLVGHEWGLNYRVRGRHAGQDPLLFLDLRNARGWVKEHSRDKSVLNLFAYTCGVGLSAAAGGAREVCNLDFAEGNLAVGRENGLLNPALPPMEFVQSDYFPAIRQLAGLPISQRRGQKLPSYVRLEQRQYDLVLLDPPAWAKSAFGTVDLLRDYQSLLKPALLSTADNGVLICCNNLAKVPMDDWREQVLRCAEKAGRPVREWSVLTPGDDFPSLDQQPPLKTLILQL